From a region of the Littorina saxatilis isolate snail1 unplaced genomic scaffold, US_GU_Lsax_2.0 scaffold_668, whole genome shotgun sequence genome:
- the LOC138956818 gene encoding tetraspanin-4-like, producing the protein MSENGRVGNGYEVPVPLEYFQQFKQVSACTRHPIKPANMGEKTSFSCVKYIFFGFNVFIWLLGCGVLSLGVWLQINRSPHISILPTHAFLSASALCITAGAIILLVGFLGCCGAFYENQCMLIGYFIMVLLIFTLEITAGALGFLHKDELRSVIEKDLLTSIQQDYKTVSHPSGPSNQRSPSRSRDPEEWWLVMDSLQVELQCCGVNNYSDW; encoded by the exons ATGTCGGAGAATGGACGAGTGGGAAATGGATATGAAGTGCCAGTGCCTTTGGAGTATTTTCAGCAGTTCAAGCAAGTTTCTGC CTGTACGAGACATCCCATCAAACCAGCCAACATGGGAGAAAAGACAAGCTTCAGCTGTGTGAAATACATCTTCTTTGGCTTCAACGTCTTCATCTGG TTGCTGGGTTGTGGCGTCCTGTCGCTAGGAGTGTGGCTCCAGATTAACCGTAGCCCCCACATCTCCATCCTGCCAACACATGCCTTTCTCAGTGCATCTGCACTCTGCATCACTGCTGGGGCCATCATCCTATTGGTGGGCTTTCTGGGCTGTTGTGGCGCCTTCTACGAGAATCAGTGCATGCTGATCGGG TACTTCATCATGGTTTTGCTCATCTTCACTTTGGAGATAACTGCTGGTGCGTTAGGATTCCTACATAAGGATGAG CTGCGGTCGGTCATTGAGAAAGACTTGCTCACGAGCATCCAGCAGGACTACAAAACAGTATCGCATCCCTCGGGGCCGTCCAATCAGCGGTCACCAAGCAGGTCACGTGACCCCGAGGAGTGGTGGCTGGTCATGGACTCGCTGCAGGTAGAG CTGCAGTGTTGTGGGGTGAACAACTACAGCGACTGG